The Streptomyces bacillaris sequence CCCGGGGTCGGCCGCAGCGATCAGCTCGGTCGGCATGACCACCAGGTCGGGGACATAGAGCTTGTCGAGCGGCGCCACGTGGATACCGAGGGTCTGGTAGATCTCCAGATCGTCGGGCAATGTCGCATAGAGCCTGCGCTGCACGTTCGCGGCGATGCCGTTGTGGTGCGCGTGCGGCGGTGGTGCCAGGGTGATCCGGCCCTCGTCGATCTCGGCGCGCCATCCCTCGGCCACGTCCAGTTCACGCCATGTCCGCAGCAGGTAGTCCCACGCGCGTGCACCCGGTGCGTGGCCGTTCTCGACGAACGCTGCAGTCATCGCGGGTCCCTTCTTCCGTGGCCTTGCCGAGAGGCTGGATCGGAGGCTTCGCGGCTGTACGCCGCTTCTCCCAGCGTCCCACGAACGAGTGGCCCCGCACAGGACAGCACGCACACCGCCCGCACCCCCGCCACCCCTACCCTCCGTGATCACTCCCACGGCATGAATCCGGGCCCGCCGGTCATACTGGCCGAGGACGGAAAACCAGGTGGTACGGGGGACGAGACGGAACCGGAGGGCGGGGCACATGGTCGATGGCCCTTGGTCCAGTGCGCTGCACCGGCTCTGGCAGGCCGCTTCGCGGGCCGAGGAGGTCGCGGCGCTGGCGGACGACGTCTACGCACCGCTCCTCGCCACCCGGGGCGTCCACCGTGTGGTGGGCACGCGCTGGGACGGCCGGCACGTCCTGCGGTACATGCGGGCCCTGAGCGCCGGGAGCGACACCCCGGTGATCGTCGCGACGACCCGGTCGATGCCGGGGGCGGCCGTACGGGAGCCGGGCGGCGAACCCGTGGTGGACCGGCTGGAGGTCGCTGGGCTCGACGACGCGGTGTGGCCGGAGGCGGAGTTCCTGCGGGAGGCGCCGGGCGGCTCCGTGGTGAGCTGCACCTTCCGGCTGGACCAGCGGGGCTGGGCGGCGCTGGCCCTCGCCGTGGACGCCTCGGCGGACCTGGCGGCGGTCGAGAGCCGGCTCACGCAGGCCGTCGACGTCATCGTCGCCTGCCACACCGGCATCCTCCAGCGCGGCCGCGAGGCCCGGCGGGGCGCGGACGACGCGCTGCTGGCCGAGGCCTCGCTCCAGATGGACTCGTCCCTGGACGTGGAGGACACCCTGCGGCGGGTGGCCCGGATCGCCGTCCCGGCCGTCGCGGACGGGGCGCTCGTCCACCTGGCACGGACCGAGGGGCCCGAGTTCGTCGCCGCCACCCATGTCGCCGTCCAGCAGCAGCGCGCGCTGGAGGCGGCCGGCCGCGACGACCCGTGGCTGGCGGCGCTGCTCGCCCGCCGGGGCGAGGACGAGGACACGGTGTTCCTGAGCGGCGCCGCACTCGACGGCTCCCCCTTCGCCGACCCGACCGCCGCCACCGCCGCCGATGCCGACGCCGCCGATGCCGGGGAGGGCCACCACCCCACCGTCGTCAGCGTCAGCCCCCTCCGCGCCCGGGGCCGCGTCCTCGGCACCATCACCTTCGTCTACCAGCGGCCCGAGGCGCGGCTGCCGGACAGCGCCTTCCTCCGCAGCCTCGCCACCCGGGCCGCCCTCGCCATCGACAACGCCCTGCTGTACGAGCTGCGGCGCACCGCCGTCCTCTCGCTCCAGGAGCACCTGCTCCCCTCGCAGCTCCCGGTCACCGACCGCTGGGACCTGTCCGCGAGCTACGCGGTGGGCGACCCCATGCTCGACGTGGGCGGCGACTTCTACGACGCCGTGCTCCGGCCCGACGGCTCCATCGCCCTGCTCATCGGTGACGTCTGCGGCCGCGGCGCGGAGGCGGCGGCCCTCACCGGCCTGGCCCGCCACACCCTGCGCACCCTCCTGGAGGAGGGCACCGACGCGGGCACCGCCCTCAGCCGCCTCAACCGGGCCCTGCGCCAGGAGAGAGCCAGCCGCTTCCTCACCGCCGTCGTCGCGACACTGACCCCGCGGGCCGACGGCACGGTGCGGCTCAGCACGTGCAGCGCGGGGCACCCCCCGCCCCTGGTGCTCCGGGGCGACGGCACCGTCTCCGAGGTGCTCTCCGGCGGACTCCTCCTCGGAGTCCTGGACGACGTCTCGTACGAGAGCCGCGAGGAACACCTCACCGCGGACGACACCCTGGTGCTCTTCACCGACGGACTCACCGAGTCGCGGGAGGCGGGCGGCACGTTCTTCGAGAGCGTCCTGCCCGCCCGGCTCGCCGCCCTGCGCGGCTCGGACGCCGCGCACATCGCGGAGAGCCTGGCCCGGCAGGCCCGGGCGTTCCGCGACTCCGGGCAGGACGACATCGCCCTGCTCGTGGCCCGCTGGACCGGTCTGCCACCGGACTCCGGGCTGCTCCCCCCTGACCACCGGCTCGAACAGGCGGCCCTGCGATGACCACCCGGACCAGCAGCATCCGGACCGGCTCCCGGGCCGACGGAGCCCCGACCGGCGACACCCGGGTCGGCGGCGGACAGGCGGAACCCCGATGAAGAGCGACGGCCTGATCCTCGTCGTGGAGGACTCGGAGGAGGACACCGAGGCCATCCAGCGCGCCCTCTCCCGCTCCCACCCCTCCCTGGACGTGGAGTTCACCCCGCGCAGCGACACCGTCGTGCCGCGCCTCCTCGACCCCGCCGCGCGTGCGCCGGACCTGGTCCTGCTCGACCTCAACATGCCGGGCACCAACGGCCTGACGCTCCTGTCGAACCTGCGCGCGCACGCCGCCCTCGCCACGCTGACCGTGGTCGTCTTCACCTCGTCCACCTCCTCGGCCGAGGAGGACGCGTGCTACGCGGCGGGGGCCGACAGCTACATCTACAAGCCCGTCAACTTCGAGCTGTTCCAGACCGTTCTGCGGGGCGCGGTGGACTTCTGGATGGCCCAGAAGAAGGTCTAGCAGGAAGAGGGTCCAAGGGTTCCGGGCGGCCCCCGGTCTCAGCCGCCCAGCGTGAACCACACCGCCGTTCCCGGCCCGCCGCCGGGCGCGGGCGCCGGGCTCTCCAGCCAGAGCCGTCCGCCGTGGCGCTCCACGATCCGCTTCACCACCGCGAGGCCCACGCCCGAGCCGCCGCCCCGCTCGTCGCGCCGGTGCAGCCGCCGGAAGAGCTGGAGCACGTCCTCCTGCTGCTCGGCGGGGATGCCGATGCCGTTGTCCCGTACGACGACGGCGGTCACCGGGTCCCCGTCCGGCCCGGTCACCGGCACCGCCTCCACCCAGACCCGCCGCTCCCCCGCCGCCGCCTCGTCCACCGCGTACTTGGCCGCGTTGACGAACAGGTTCTCCAGCACCTCGCGCAGCCGCTCCCGGTCCGCGTGCAGCCGGGGCAGGGGCGCCGGGCGCACCACCGTGACGCCCTGCTCCGCC is a genomic window containing:
- a CDS encoding Uma2 family endonuclease; protein product: MTAAFVENGHAPGARAWDYLLRTWRELDVAEGWRAEIDEGRITLAPPPHAHHNGIAANVQRRLYATLPDDLEIYQTLGIHVAPLDKLYVPDLVVMPTELIAAADPGVSDPLDASEALLVVEITSKGNAREDRTKKYRAYARAGVPMYLLIDRFDTRGPMSTLFTEPNEDGTYKRTEAVPFGKPLAVPAPFDVSIPTDEFPGQAG
- a CDS encoding PP2C family protein-serine/threonine phosphatase; the encoded protein is MVDGPWSSALHRLWQAASRAEEVAALADDVYAPLLATRGVHRVVGTRWDGRHVLRYMRALSAGSDTPVIVATTRSMPGAAVREPGGEPVVDRLEVAGLDDAVWPEAEFLREAPGGSVVSCTFRLDQRGWAALALAVDASADLAAVESRLTQAVDVIVACHTGILQRGREARRGADDALLAEASLQMDSSLDVEDTLRRVARIAVPAVADGALVHLARTEGPEFVAATHVAVQQQRALEAAGRDDPWLAALLARRGEDEDTVFLSGAALDGSPFADPTAATAADADAADAGEGHHPTVVSVSPLRARGRVLGTITFVYQRPEARLPDSAFLRSLATRAALAIDNALLYELRRTAVLSLQEHLLPSQLPVTDRWDLSASYAVGDPMLDVGGDFYDAVLRPDGSIALLIGDVCGRGAEAAALTGLARHTLRTLLEEGTDAGTALSRLNRALRQERASRFLTAVVATLTPRADGTVRLSTCSAGHPPPLVLRGDGTVSEVLSGGLLLGVLDDVSYESREEHLTADDTLVLFTDGLTESREAGGTFFESVLPARLAALRGSDAAHIAESLARQARAFRDSGQDDIALLVARWTGLPPDSGLLPPDHRLEQAALR
- a CDS encoding response regulator; the encoded protein is MKSDGLILVVEDSEEDTEAIQRALSRSHPSLDVEFTPRSDTVVPRLLDPAARAPDLVLLDLNMPGTNGLTLLSNLRAHAALATLTVVVFTSSTSSAEEDACYAAGADSYIYKPVNFELFQTVLRGAVDFWMAQKKV